In Prunus dulcis chromosome 1, ALMONDv2, whole genome shotgun sequence, the following are encoded in one genomic region:
- the LOC117615492 gene encoding uncharacterized protein LOC117615492 — protein MAWVLLLRAKIKENLRRLIMNHNTIETLTGSNYQKWKQDLEISLGFLDYDFVLKEDPPQEPAADASAETKTKFARWNKANKMAILIMQRAMVSSVKGSIPKSETAKKYYEAIAQRFKESEKAVKSTLLNRLIDMKN, from the exons ATGGCATGGGTCCTCCTGTTGCGTGCAAAGATCAAGGAAAATTTGAGGAGACTGATAA TGAACCACAACACCATCGAAACTCTTACTGGATCAAATTACCAGAAATGGAAGCAGGATCTGGAAATATCTCTTGGTTTTCTGGATTATGACTTTGTTTTAAAAGAGGATCCTCCTCAAGAGCCTGCTGCAGATGCCTCTGCAGAAACTAAAACTAAGTTTGCTAGATGGAATAAAGCAAATAAGATGGCAATACTAATTATGCAGAGGGCTATGGTATCATCAGTCAAAGGTAGCATTCCAAAATCAGAAACTGCTAAGAAATACTATGAGGCAATTGCACAAAGGTTTAAGGAATCTGAAAAGGCAGTCAAGAGCACTTTGCTGAACAGATTGATAGACATGAA GAACTAG
- the LOC117616715 gene encoding uncharacterized protein LOC117616715, which yields MTVDEDMMVHFALNSLPKDFKSLRETYIAQKECWTLNDLITICVQQEHNIIRERGAKMVNMVQTKEKKENRHNAMTGKGSSTEKYLKPSTGMKCFFCKKPGHMKKECRKYKKWLDKQKTKGIHKEEIAKQG from the exons ATGACAGTTGATGAGGACATGATGGTGCATTTTGCCTTAAACTCATTGCcaaaggatttcaagtctctTAGGGAAACCTACATTGCTCAGAAAGAATGCTGGACATTGAATGATTTGATTACCATCTGTGTTCAACAGGAACACAACATCATAAGGGAAAGAGGAGCAAAAATGGTGAACATGGTTcaaaccaaagagaaaaaggaaaatagacACAATGCAATGACTGGAAAAGGCAGCAGTACTGAAAAGTATCTAAAACCATCAACTGGAATGAAGTGTTTCTTCTGTAAGAAACCAGGGCACATGAAGAAAGAATgcagaaaatacaaaaagtggCTAGACAAGCAGAAAACTAAAG GGATTCATAAGGAGGAGATTGCCAAGCAAGGATGA
- the LOC117616723 gene encoding protein FAR-RED ELONGATED HYPOCOTYL 3-like, which yields MDHQSVHGFDSDESDLDMHAETYENNEGMEDVLSENLDLCLDEKEGIAEPSADLPMNIEALEPNIGMEFNSRDEAREFYVAYGRQSGFTVRIHHNRRSRVNNQVIGQDFVCSKEGFRAKKYVHRKDRVLPPPPVTREGCQAMIRLALRDGLKWVVTKFVKEHNHKLMSPSKVPWRGSGKHLASEDEKDKRIRELSLELYNERQKCKRRCAAYEEQLNLILKDLEKHTEHMSKKVADIVQSIREIEEEQSEDSDSGWT from the exons ATGGATCACCAATCTGTTCATGGGTTTGATTCAGACGAAAGTGACTTAGATATGCATGCTGAAACTTATGAAAATAATGAAGGGATGGAAGATGTGCTTTCTGAGAACCTGGACTTGTGTTTAGATGAAAAGGAAGGGATAGCAGAACCATCAGCAGATCTACCTATGAACATAGAAGCTTTAGAACCAAACATAGGCATGGAGTTCAACTCAAGAGATGAAGCAAGAGAATTTTATGTTGCATATGGCAGACAATCCGGTTTTACTGTACGGATACACCACAACCGTCGCTCACGAGTAAACAATCAGGTTATTGGTCAAGATTTTGTTTGCTCGAAAGAAGGCTTTCGTGCAAAAAAGTATGTACACAGAAAAGACAGAGTTCTTCCTCCACCGCCAGTAACCCGTGAGGGCTGTCAAGCTATGATAAGGCTAGCTTTAAGGGATGGACTAAAGTGGGTAgtcacaaaatttgttaaagaGCATAATCATAAACTAATGAGTCCCAGCAAGGTTCCATGGCGGGGATCAGGAAAGCACTTAGCAAGTGAG GATGAGAAGGATAAAAGAATCCGTGAACTATCCCTTGAGTTGTACAATGAGAGGCAAAAATGTAAGCGACGCTGCGCTGCATACGAAGAACagttaaatttgattttgaaagaTTTGGAAAAACATACAGAGCACATGTCAAAAAAAGTGGCGGATATAGTTCAGAGCATAAGAGAGATTGAGGAGGAACAATCAGAGGACTCAGATAGTGGATGGACTTAG